One stretch of Streptomyces hygroscopicus DNA includes these proteins:
- a CDS encoding transglycosylase, with translation MLKSNGKHRRPSKATRIAALTGLAGAAVAAPLIGATSASAATSAQWDQVAQCEAGGNWSINTGNGYYGGLQFSSSTWAAYGGTAYAPTADKASKGQQIQIAEKVLGSQGKGAWPVCGKGLTSGGSPSAPSAPSAPSAPSGSQDQPSASTKSAPAAQPAQPKAQPHTAPERATREQPRGPIKKGDGEYKVKSGDTLGKIAKEHHVKGGWKKLFKLNDDIVEKADLIYPGQKLHLG, from the coding sequence ATGCTGAAGTCCAACGGGAAGCACCGCCGTCCCTCCAAGGCCACCCGTATCGCCGCGCTCACCGGTCTCGCCGGTGCCGCCGTGGCGGCGCCCCTCATCGGGGCGACCTCCGCCTCCGCGGCCACCAGCGCCCAGTGGGACCAGGTCGCGCAGTGCGAGGCCGGTGGCAACTGGTCGATCAACACCGGCAACGGCTACTACGGCGGCCTGCAGTTCTCCAGCTCCACCTGGGCCGCGTACGGCGGCACCGCCTACGCGCCCACCGCGGACAAGGCCAGCAAGGGCCAGCAGATCCAGATAGCCGAGAAGGTCCTCGGCAGCCAGGGCAAGGGCGCCTGGCCGGTCTGCGGCAAGGGTCTGACCTCCGGCGGCAGCCCGTCCGCGCCCTCCGCGCCGTCCGCGCCCTCCGCGCCCTCCGGTTCGCAGGACCAGCCGTCGGCCTCCACCAAGTCGGCCCCGGCCGCCCAGCCTGCCCAGCCGAAGGCCCAGCCGCACACCGCGCCCGAGCGTGCCACGCGTGAGCAGCCCCGTGGCCCGATCAAGAAGGGTGACGGCGAGTACAAGGTCAAGTCCGGCGACACCCTCGGCAAGATCGCCAAGGAGCACCACGTCAAGGGCGGCTGGAAGAAGCTCTTCAAGCTGAACGACGACATCGTGGAGAAGGCCGACCTGATCTACCCGGGCCAGAAGCTGCACCTCGGCTGA
- a CDS encoding cytochrome P450 gives MSEQPRDSSAPTLFTWEFATDPYPAYAWLREHAPVHRTTLPSGVDAWLVTRYADARKVLADPRLSKNPQRHSAAAHAKGKVGIPGEQRADLMTHLLNIDPPDHTRLRRLVSKAFTPRRVAAFTPRVQTLTDQLIDAFEERGEADLIHEFAFPLPIYAICDLLGVPREDQDDFRDWAGAMIRHGGGPRGGVARAVKRIRAYLGELIHRKRLELVERREEEDGEDLISGLIRASDHGEHLTENEAAAMAFILLFAGFETTVNLIGNGVYALLRHPEQRAVMQRALEEGDERLLAAGVEELLRYDGPVEIATWRFATEPLTLAGQHIAEGEPVLVVLAAADRDPERFAAPDVLDLTRRDNQHLGYGHGIHYCLGAPLARLEAQTAIATLLRRLPGLRLAAEPEDLRWRGGLIMRGLRTLPVTWNSADH, from the coding sequence GTGTCGGAACAGCCCCGTGACAGCTCCGCTCCCACCCTCTTCACCTGGGAGTTCGCCACCGATCCCTACCCGGCGTACGCCTGGCTACGCGAGCACGCCCCGGTGCACCGGACCACGCTGCCCAGCGGTGTCGATGCCTGGCTGGTGACCCGTTACGCAGATGCCAGGAAGGTGCTGGCCGATCCCCGGCTCTCCAAGAACCCCCAGCGGCACAGTGCGGCGGCCCACGCAAAGGGCAAGGTGGGCATTCCCGGCGAACAGCGTGCCGATCTGATGACGCATCTGCTCAACATCGACCCTCCCGATCACACCCGGCTGCGGCGCCTGGTCTCCAAGGCGTTCACCCCGCGCCGGGTGGCCGCCTTCACCCCTCGGGTACAGACCCTCACCGATCAGCTCATCGACGCCTTCGAGGAAAGGGGAGAGGCGGACCTCATCCATGAGTTCGCCTTCCCTCTCCCTATTTATGCGATCTGCGATCTGCTCGGGGTGCCGCGCGAGGACCAGGACGACTTCCGGGACTGGGCCGGCGCGATGATCCGGCACGGCGGAGGCCCGCGCGGCGGAGTGGCCCGCGCCGTGAAGCGGATCCGCGCGTATCTCGGCGAGCTGATCCACCGCAAGCGCCTGGAGCTCGTGGAGCGGAGGGAAGAAGAGGACGGGGAGGATCTGATCTCGGGGCTGATCCGGGCCAGCGACCACGGTGAGCACCTCACCGAGAACGAGGCCGCGGCCATGGCCTTCATCCTCTTGTTCGCCGGCTTCGAGACCACCGTCAACCTCATCGGCAACGGCGTCTACGCACTTCTGCGCCATCCGGAGCAGCGCGCCGTCATGCAGCGGGCCCTGGAAGAAGGGGATGAGCGGCTGCTGGCCGCCGGGGTCGAGGAGCTGCTGCGCTACGACGGACCCGTGGAGATCGCCACCTGGCGGTTCGCCACCGAACCGCTCACCCTCGCGGGGCAGCACATCGCCGAAGGGGAGCCGGTGCTGGTGGTGCTCGCCGCCGCCGACCGGGACCCCGAGCGGTTCGCGGCGCCCGATGTCCTCGACCTCACCCGCCGCGACAACCAGCACCTCGGCTATGGCCACGGCATCCATTACTGTCTCGGCGCCCCGCTCGCCCGGCTGGAGGCGCAGACCGCGATCGCCACCCTGCTGCGGCGCCTGCCCGGACTGCGGCTCGCGGCGGAGCCGGAGGATCTGCGGTGGCGCGGCGGGCTCATCATGCGCGGGCTGCGCACGCTCCCGGTGACCTGGAATTCCGCGGACCACTGA
- a CDS encoding septum formation initiator: MPADRERFSTATRLKALGEHAAARVYRVRTKRRRGRLTGRAALLALVVCSLVVALAYPMRQYISQRSDIAEQRSEAQRAREDVKKLRERKARLRDPAYTEQQARERLHFLMPGETGYSVVDGSGSTERSTDQGAAGRPWYSNLWDAVDTADAAGAGSARR; this comes from the coding sequence GTGCCGGCGGATCGCGAACGGTTCTCCACCGCGACCAGGCTCAAGGCGCTCGGCGAGCACGCCGCCGCCCGGGTCTACCGGGTGCGGACCAAGCGCCGCCGAGGCCGGCTGACCGGCCGCGCGGCCCTGCTCGCGCTGGTCGTCTGCTCCCTGGTGGTGGCGCTCGCCTACCCGATGCGGCAGTACATCTCCCAGCGCTCCGACATCGCCGAGCAGCGGAGCGAGGCCCAGCGGGCCCGCGAGGACGTGAAGAAGCTGCGCGAGCGGAAGGCCCGGTTGCGTGACCCCGCCTACACCGAGCAGCAGGCCCGGGAGCGGCTGCACTTCCTGATGCCGGGGGAGACCGGCTACAGCGTGGTGGACGGCAGCGGCTCCACCGAGCGCTCCACCGACCAGGGCGCGGCCGGCCGCCCCTGGTACTCCAACCTCTGGGACGCCGTGGACACGGCGGACGCGGCGGGGGCGGGCAGCGCGCGCCGCTGA
- a CDS encoding peptide ABC transporter ATP-binding protein: protein MTTTPFGVETAHRTSAAAARATDLSKVYGEGETQVIALDSVSVEFRQAEFTAIMGPSGSGKSTLMHCMAGLDTISSGSARIGDVELTTLKDKKLTQLRRDKIGFIFQAFNLLPTLNALENITLPMDIAGRKADQAWLDQVVATVGLAGRLKHRPNQLSGGQQQRVAVARALAGQPEIIFADEPTGNLDSRSGAEVLGFLRNSVREMGQTIVMVTHDPVAASYADRVVFLADGRIVDDLPNPTADSVLDRMRRFDAKGRTS, encoded by the coding sequence GTGACCACCACACCCTTCGGCGTCGAAACCGCCCACCGCACCTCAGCGGCGGCCGCCCGGGCCACCGATCTCTCCAAGGTCTACGGCGAGGGCGAGACCCAGGTCATCGCCCTGGACTCGGTCTCCGTCGAGTTCCGCCAGGCGGAGTTCACCGCGATCATGGGCCCCTCGGGCTCCGGCAAGTCGACGCTGATGCACTGCATGGCGGGTCTCGACACGATCTCCAGCGGCTCGGCCCGGATCGGCGACGTCGAACTGACCACGCTCAAGGACAAGAAGCTCACCCAGCTTCGCCGTGACAAGATCGGCTTCATCTTCCAGGCGTTCAACCTGCTGCCGACGCTGAACGCGCTGGAGAACATCACCCTCCCGATGGACATCGCCGGTCGCAAGGCCGACCAGGCGTGGCTGGACCAGGTCGTGGCCACGGTCGGTCTGGCCGGGCGGCTCAAGCACCGGCCCAACCAGCTGTCGGGTGGTCAGCAGCAGCGCGTCGCGGTGGCCCGCGCCCTGGCCGGCCAGCCGGAGATCATCTTCGCCGACGAGCCGACCGGAAACCTGGACTCCCGCTCCGGCGCCGAGGTCCTGGGCTTCCTGCGCAACTCGGTGCGGGAGATGGGCCAGACGATCGTGATGGTGACCCACGACCCGGTCGCCGCGTCCTACGCCGACCGCGTGGTCTTCCTCGCCGACGGCCGGATCGTGGACGACCTGCCCAACCCCACCGCCGACTCGGTCCTCGACCGCATGAGGCGCTTCGACGCCAAGGGCCGTACGAGCTGA
- a CDS encoding enolase codes for MPSIDVVVAREILDSRGNPTVEVEVGLDDGSTGRAAVPSGASTGAFEALELRDGDKNRYNGKGVEKAVLAVIEQIGPELVGYDATEQRLIDQAMFDLDATPDKSSLGANAILGVSLAVAHAASEASDLPLFRYLGGPNAHLLPVPMMNILNGGSHADSNVDIQEFMIAPVGAESFSEAVRWGAEVYHTLKSVLKERGLSTGLGDEGGFAPNLGSNREALDLILEAVKKAGYQPGQDIALALDVAASEFYKDGSYEFEGKSRTAAEMTSYYAELVAAYPLVSIEDPLNEEDWDGWKTITEQLGDKVQLVGDDLFVTNPERLARGIDSDTANALLVKVNQIGSLTETLDAVELAQRSGYKCMMSHRSGETEDVTIADLAVATNCGQIKTGAPARSERVAKYNQLLRIEEILDDAAVYAGRSAFPRFKG; via the coding sequence GTGCCGTCCATCGACGTCGTCGTAGCTCGCGAGATCCTCGACTCGCGAGGCAACCCCACGGTCGAGGTCGAGGTCGGCCTCGACGACGGCAGCACCGGCCGTGCCGCCGTTCCGTCCGGCGCCTCCACCGGCGCCTTCGAGGCCCTCGAGCTCCGTGACGGCGACAAGAACCGCTACAACGGCAAGGGCGTGGAGAAGGCCGTCCTCGCCGTCATCGAGCAGATCGGCCCCGAGCTGGTCGGCTACGACGCCACCGAGCAGCGTCTGATCGACCAGGCGATGTTCGACCTGGACGCCACCCCGGACAAGTCCTCGCTCGGTGCCAACGCCATCCTCGGCGTCTCCCTCGCGGTCGCGCACGCCGCCTCCGAGGCGTCCGACCTCCCGCTCTTCCGTTACCTCGGCGGCCCGAACGCCCATCTGCTGCCGGTCCCGATGATGAACATCCTCAACGGCGGGTCGCACGCCGACTCCAATGTGGACATCCAGGAGTTCATGATCGCGCCCGTGGGCGCGGAGTCCTTCTCCGAGGCCGTGCGCTGGGGTGCCGAGGTCTACCACACCCTGAAGTCCGTGCTGAAGGAGCGCGGCCTGTCCACCGGCCTCGGCGACGAGGGCGGCTTCGCGCCGAACCTCGGCTCCAACCGTGAGGCCCTCGACCTGATCCTCGAGGCGGTCAAGAAGGCCGGCTACCAGCCGGGCCAGGACATCGCGCTCGCGCTCGACGTCGCCGCCTCCGAGTTCTACAAGGACGGGTCGTACGAGTTCGAGGGCAAGTCCCGCACCGCCGCCGAGATGACCTCGTACTACGCCGAGCTGGTCGCCGCGTACCCGCTGGTCTCCATCGAGGACCCGCTGAACGAGGAGGACTGGGACGGCTGGAAGACCATCACCGAGCAGCTCGGCGACAAGGTCCAGCTGGTCGGCGACGACCTCTTCGTCACCAACCCGGAGCGGCTCGCCCGCGGGATCGACAGCGACACCGCGAACGCCCTGCTGGTCAAGGTCAACCAGATCGGCTCGCTGACCGAGACCCTCGACGCCGTCGAGCTGGCCCAGCGCAGCGGCTACAAGTGCATGATGTCGCACCGCTCCGGTGAGACCGAGGACGTCACCATCGCCGACCTGGCCGTCGCCACCAACTGCGGCCAGATCAAGACCGGCGCCCCGGCCCGCTCCGAGCGGGTGGCCAAGTACAACCAGCTGCTGCGCATCGAGGAGATCCTCGACGACGCCGCGGTGTACGCGGGCCGCTCGGCCTTCCCGCGCTTCAAGGGCTGA
- a CDS encoding exopolyphosphatase, whose product MTRVAAVDCGTNSIRLLVADADPATGELIELDRRMKIVRLGQGVDRTGRLAPEALERTFAACREYAEVIGELGAERIRFVATSASRDAENREEFVRGVVEILGVEPEVITGDQEAEFSFTGATKELKGHDHVAGPYLVVDIGGGSTEFVEGGERVRAARSVDIGCVRLTERHLVADGGITDPPTEDQLAGIKGDVDAALDLAERTVPLTGACRPADGHALVGLAGSVTTVAGIALGLEEYDSSAIHHSRITVDQVREITAKLLGSTHAERAEIPVMHPGRVDVIGAGALILLSIMERTGAEEVVVSEHDILDGIAWSIA is encoded by the coding sequence ATGACCCGCGTCGCCGCCGTGGACTGCGGCACCAACTCGATCCGGCTGCTGGTGGCGGACGCCGATCCGGCCACCGGGGAGCTGATCGAACTCGACCGCCGGATGAAGATCGTCCGGCTGGGCCAGGGCGTGGACCGCACCGGCCGGCTCGCCCCCGAGGCCCTGGAGCGCACCTTCGCCGCCTGCCGCGAGTATGCGGAGGTGATCGGTGAGCTGGGCGCCGAGCGCATCCGCTTCGTGGCCACCTCCGCCTCCCGCGACGCCGAGAACCGCGAGGAGTTCGTGCGCGGGGTCGTGGAGATCCTGGGCGTGGAACCCGAGGTGATCACCGGGGACCAGGAGGCGGAGTTCTCCTTCACCGGGGCCACCAAGGAGCTCAAGGGCCATGATCATGTGGCCGGGCCGTATCTGGTGGTGGACATCGGCGGCGGTTCGACGGAGTTCGTCGAGGGCGGCGAGCGGGTGCGGGCGGCCCGCAGCGTGGACATCGGCTGCGTCCGGCTGACCGAGCGCCATCTGGTGGCGGACGGCGGGATCACCGATCCCCCGACGGAGGATCAGCTCGCCGGCATAAAGGGCGATGTGGACGCGGCGCTGGACCTCGCCGAGCGGACCGTGCCGCTCACCGGCGCCTGCCGTCCCGCGGACGGCCACGCACTGGTCGGGCTGGCCGGTTCGGTCACCACTGTGGCCGGGATCGCGCTGGGTCTGGAGGAGTACGACTCCTCCGCGATCCACCACTCGCGGATCACCGTCGACCAGGTCCGCGAGATCACCGCGAAGCTGCTCGGCTCCACCCACGCCGAGCGGGCGGAGATTCCGGTGATGCACCCGGGGCGGGTCGATGTGATCGGCGCGGGGGCCCTCATCCTGCTTTCGATCATGGAACGGACCGGCGCCGAGGAGGTCGTGGTGAGCGAACATGACATCCTCGACGGGATCGCCTGGAGCATCGCCTGA
- a CDS encoding NADH dehydrogenase, which produces MSTTERPRILVVGGGYVGLYAARRILKKMRYGEATVTVVDPRSYMTYQPFLPEAAAGSISPRHVVVPLRRVLPKAEVLTGRVSTIDQDRKVAVIQPLVGETYELPFDYLVIALGAVSRTFPIPGLAENGIGMKGIEEAIGLRNHVLEQLDKADSTTDEEIRRKALTFVFVGGGFAGAETIGEIEDMARDAAKYYPNVKREDMRFVLVDAADKILPEVGPKLGQWGLEHLQKRGVEVYLKTSMDSCIDGHVVLKNGLEVDSNTIVWTAGVKPNPALARFGLPLGPRGHVDTAPTLQVQGTDYIWAAGDNAQVPDLASGEGAWCPPNAQHALRQAKVLGDNVISGMRGFPQGQYKHANKGAVAGLGLHKGVAMIVFGKMKIKLKGRLAWYMHRGYHGMAMPTFNRKIRVIADWTLGMFLKREVVSLGAIENPREEFYEAASPVSAAAAVKPSAPAEKAKAS; this is translated from the coding sequence ATGAGCACCACGGAGCGTCCCAGGATCCTCGTTGTAGGCGGTGGGTACGTAGGCCTGTACGCGGCACGCCGCATCCTCAAGAAGATGCGGTACGGCGAGGCGACCGTCACGGTCGTCGACCCCCGCTCGTACATGACGTACCAGCCCTTCCTCCCCGAAGCTGCGGCCGGCAGCATCTCCCCGCGCCACGTCGTGGTTCCGCTGCGGCGCGTGCTCCCCAAGGCGGAGGTCCTCACCGGCCGAGTGTCGACCATTGACCAGGACCGCAAGGTCGCCGTCATCCAGCCGCTCGTCGGCGAGACGTACGAGCTGCCCTTCGACTACCTGGTCATCGCCCTCGGCGCGGTCTCCCGCACCTTCCCGATCCCCGGTCTCGCGGAGAACGGCATCGGCATGAAGGGCATAGAGGAGGCCATCGGCCTGCGCAACCACGTCCTCGAGCAGCTCGACAAGGCCGACTCCACCACGGACGAGGAGATCCGCCGCAAGGCGCTCACCTTCGTCTTCGTCGGCGGTGGCTTCGCCGGCGCGGAGACCATCGGCGAGATCGAGGACATGGCCCGTGACGCGGCCAAGTACTACCCGAACGTGAAGCGCGAGGACATGCGCTTCGTCCTCGTCGACGCCGCCGACAAGATCCTCCCCGAGGTCGGCCCGAAGCTGGGCCAGTGGGGTCTGGAGCACCTCCAGAAGCGCGGGGTCGAGGTCTACCTCAAGACCTCGATGGACTCCTGCATCGACGGCCATGTCGTCCTCAAGAACGGCCTCGAGGTCGACTCCAACACCATCGTGTGGACCGCCGGCGTCAAGCCCAACCCGGCGCTGGCCCGCTTCGGCCTGCCGCTCGGCCCGCGCGGCCACGTGGACACCGCCCCGACCCTCCAGGTCCAGGGCACCGACTACATCTGGGCCGCGGGCGACAACGCCCAGGTGCCGGACCTCGCCAGCGGCGAGGGCGCCTGGTGCCCGCCGAACGCCCAGCACGCGCTGCGCCAGGCCAAGGTCCTCGGCGACAACGTGATCTCGGGCATGCGGGGCTTCCCGCAGGGCCAGTACAAGCACGCCAACAAGGGTGCCGTCGCGGGCCTTGGCCTCCACAAGGGCGTCGCGATGATCGTCTTCGGCAAGATGAAGATCAAGCTGAAGGGCCGTCTCGCCTGGTACATGCACCGTGGCTACCACGGCATGGCCATGCCGACCTTCAACCGCAAGATCCGGGTGATCGCCGACTGGACGCTGGGGATGTTCCTCAAGCGCGAGGTCGTCTCGCTCGGTGCCATCGAGAACCCCCGCGAGGAGTTCTACGAGGCCGCCTCCCCGGTCAGCGCCGCCGCCGCGGTCAAGCCGTCGGCACCGGCCGAGAAGGCCAAGGCGTCCTGA
- a CDS encoding ABC transporter: MLRTALRNVLAHKARLLMTVLAVMLGVAFVAGTLVFTNTISDAYQKSSQKGFKGVDVAIAPDKKDDDSANPGDAPRLSQQLLDKAAKAPGAGSAFGVVKGNAALADKKGDLLGGGFSNVGGNYYPGADGKDPRYTMTEGRAPKAAGEIALDSKTAERGEYKAGDSIRVSVDGPVRTEKVVGVFTTDDGNVAAGGTLALYDTVTAQKLFAKPGQFDEIDVKAAAGTSQATLKSAIDKVLPEQAKATTGKKLAKDQAKAIEDGMSSMQTAMLVFAGIALFVGIFIIVNTFSMLVAQRTKELALMRAVGATRRQVTRSVLIEATFVGAVAAVVGLAAGVGIGAALRSVLNSSGANVPDGPLIVAPTTVLVSVLVGVVVTVLSAWLPGRRAAKIPPVAAMNSVHAAPTTRGLVVRNTIGSILAAAGIALVVAGAGMGGDGQGPMAFGAAVLVIGVFVLTPLLSRPLIAAASPVLRLFGMPGKLARQNAVRNPRRTAATASALMVGLTLITGMTVIAGSMQKGIDKMAADGLKSDYVVSMGGTTPRPMSPDVSKTLAKLPEVTAISSLRSSPARVAGDTDTLTGVDPKAIKDLVNVDFTEGSFGALGGTKVLIDDKIADENHWKVGSTIPVTYEDGSSGRLTVGGVYEGNQMIRGVMLDNATVTPHMTTVADFQVMLKTKGGATQDTKDLLKKTLGENPAIKIQNKQDTSDEIASAFTLMLNMLYGLLGMAVIVAVLGVINTLAMSVFERSKEIGMLRAIGLDRAGIKRMVRLESLVISLFGGVLGLGLGVFFGWAAGELIATELPSYELVLPWARMGLFVLMSALVGVIAALWPARRASKLNMLAAIKAE; this comes from the coding sequence ATGCTCCGTACAGCCCTGCGCAATGTGCTTGCGCACAAGGCCCGGTTGCTGATGACCGTGCTCGCCGTGATGCTCGGTGTGGCCTTCGTCGCCGGCACCCTGGTCTTCACCAACACCATCTCCGACGCCTATCAGAAGAGCTCCCAGAAGGGCTTCAAGGGCGTCGACGTCGCCATCGCCCCCGACAAGAAGGATGACGACTCCGCCAACCCCGGTGATGCCCCCCGGCTGAGCCAGCAGTTGCTCGACAAGGCCGCCAAGGCGCCCGGCGCCGGCTCCGCCTTCGGTGTCGTGAAGGGCAACGCCGCCCTCGCCGACAAGAAGGGCGACCTGCTCGGCGGCGGCTTCTCCAACGTCGGCGGCAACTACTACCCGGGGGCCGACGGCAAGGACCCCCGGTACACGATGACCGAGGGCCGCGCCCCCAAGGCCGCGGGTGAGATCGCGCTCGACTCCAAGACCGCCGAGCGCGGCGAGTACAAGGCCGGGGACTCCATCCGGGTGTCCGTCGACGGCCCGGTGCGCACCGAGAAGGTCGTCGGCGTCTTCACCACCGACGACGGCAATGTCGCGGCCGGCGGCACCCTCGCGCTGTACGACACGGTCACCGCCCAGAAGCTGTTCGCCAAGCCCGGGCAGTTCGACGAGATCGACGTGAAGGCCGCCGCGGGCACCTCGCAGGCGACGCTGAAGTCCGCGATCGACAAGGTCCTGCCCGAGCAGGCCAAGGCCACCACCGGCAAGAAGCTCGCCAAGGACCAGGCCAAGGCGATCGAAGACGGTATGAGCAGCATGCAGACCGCGATGCTGGTGTTCGCCGGGATCGCGCTCTTCGTCGGCATCTTCATCATCGTCAACACCTTCTCCATGCTGGTCGCCCAGCGCACCAAGGAGCTCGCCCTGATGCGCGCGGTGGGTGCGACCCGCCGTCAGGTGACCCGCTCGGTGCTGATCGAGGCCACCTTCGTCGGCGCCGTCGCGGCCGTGGTGGGCCTCGCCGCCGGTGTCGGCATCGGCGCCGCGCTGCGCTCGGTGCTCAACTCCTCCGGGGCCAACGTCCCGGACGGCCCGCTGATCGTCGCGCCGACCACCGTGCTGGTCTCGGTGCTCGTGGGCGTCGTGGTGACCGTGCTCTCCGCCTGGCTGCCCGGCCGCCGCGCCGCCAAGATCCCGCCGGTCGCCGCGATGAACAGCGTGCACGCCGCGCCGACCACCCGCGGTCTGGTGGTCCGCAACACCATCGGCTCGATCCTCGCCGCGGCCGGTATCGCCCTGGTGGTGGCCGGTGCGGGCATGGGCGGCGACGGCCAGGGCCCGATGGCGTTCGGCGCGGCCGTCCTGGTGATCGGCGTCTTCGTCCTCACCCCGCTGCTGTCCCGGCCGCTGATCGCGGCCGCCTCCCCGGTGCTGCGGCTCTTCGGGATGCCCGGCAAGCTGGCCCGGCAGAACGCGGTGCGCAACCCGCGCCGTACCGCCGCCACCGCCTCCGCCCTGATGGTCGGCCTCACCCTGATCACCGGTATGACGGTGATCGCGGGGAGCATGCAGAAGGGCATCGACAAGATGGCCGCCGACGGGCTGAAGTCCGACTACGTCGTCAGCATGGGCGGGACCACCCCGCGGCCGATGTCGCCGGATGTGTCCAAGACCCTCGCCAAGCTGCCCGAGGTCACCGCGATCAGCTCGCTGCGCTCCTCCCCGGCCCGGGTCGCCGGTGACACCGACACCCTGACGGGCGTCGACCCCAAGGCCATCAAGGACCTGGTGAACGTGGACTTCACCGAGGGCTCGTTCGGCGCGCTCGGGGGCACCAAGGTCCTCATCGACGACAAGATCGCCGACGAGAACCACTGGAAGGTCGGCTCCACCATCCCGGTGACCTACGAGGACGGCAGCAGCGGCCGGCTGACCGTGGGCGGTGTCTACGAGGGCAACCAGATGATCCGCGGGGTCATGCTCGACAACGCCACGGTCACCCCGCACATGACGACCGTCGCCGACTTCCAGGTGATGCTGAAGACCAAGGGCGGCGCGACGCAGGACACCAAGGACCTGCTGAAGAAGACGCTCGGCGAGAACCCCGCGATCAAGATCCAGAACAAGCAGGACACCTCCGACGAGATCGCCAGTGCCTTCACCCTGATGCTGAACATGCTCTACGGGCTGCTCGGCATGGCCGTGATCGTCGCGGTGCTCGGGGTCATCAACACCTTGGCGATGTCGGTCTTCGAGCGGTCCAAGGAGATCGGCATGCTGCGGGCGATCGGCCTGGACCGGGCCGGCATCAAGCGGATGGTGCGGCTGGAGTCCCTGGTCATCTCGCTCTTCGGCGGGGTGCTCGGCCTCGGCCTCGGCGTCTTCTTCGGCTGGGCGGCCGGTGAGCTGATCGCCACCGAGCTGCCGAGCTACGAGCTGGTGCTGCCGTGGGCCCGGATGGGTCTGTTCGTGCTGATGTCCGCGCTGGTCGGCGTGATCGCCGCGCTGTGGCCGGCCCGGCGGGCCTCCAAGCTCAACATGCTGGCGGCCATCAAGGCCGAGTAG
- a CDS encoding cyclopropane-fatty-acyl-phospholipid synthase: MSDAAGRIATLAKEVLGDPLPIRVRAWDHSETGPPGAPTLVIRRRRALRRLLWRPGELGLARAWVAGDLDVEGDLYDALDRLSGLLWERGPATAPRSRLRTGIQVLRDPALRTAAGKLIALAGPGLPPTPPREEARSGFGPLHSLRRDKKAISHHYDVGNDFYELVLGPSMVYSCAYWDTPDATLEDAQRAKLDLVCRKLALQPGQRLLDVGCGWGSMVLHAAREYGVRAVGVTLSEEQAAYARKRIADAGLTDQVEIRVQDYREVPDGPYDAISSIGMAEHVGSVRYAEYTEILHRLLRPGGRLLNHQIARRPQPDEEAYHVDEFIDRYVFPDGELAPVGRTVTQLEEAGFEVRDVEAIREHYALTLRGWVANLERSWPQAMRLTSPGRARVWRLYMAASALSFERNRIGVNQILAVRTPESGTSGLPLRARDWRG, from the coding sequence ATGTCCGACGCCGCTGGGCGGATCGCCACCCTGGCCAAGGAGGTGCTGGGAGACCCCCTGCCCATCCGCGTCCGCGCCTGGGACCACAGCGAGACCGGCCCGCCCGGCGCCCCCACCCTGGTCATCCGGCGTCGCCGCGCGCTGCGCCGACTGCTGTGGCGGCCGGGCGAGCTGGGCCTGGCCCGCGCCTGGGTCGCCGGTGACCTGGATGTCGAGGGCGATCTGTACGACGCCCTGGACCGGCTGTCCGGGCTGCTGTGGGAGCGCGGCCCCGCCACCGCGCCGCGGTCCCGGCTCCGCACCGGCATCCAGGTGCTGCGCGACCCCGCGCTGCGCACCGCCGCCGGGAAGCTGATCGCGCTCGCCGGGCCGGGGCTGCCGCCGACCCCGCCCCGCGAGGAGGCGCGGTCCGGCTTCGGTCCGCTGCACTCCCTGCGCCGCGACAAGAAGGCCATCAGCCACCATTACGACGTCGGCAACGACTTCTACGAGCTGGTGCTCGGCCCCTCGATGGTCTACTCCTGCGCCTACTGGGACACCCCGGATGCGACGCTCGAGGACGCCCAGCGCGCCAAGCTGGACCTCGTCTGCCGCAAGCTGGCCCTGCAACCGGGCCAGCGGCTGCTGGACGTGGGGTGCGGCTGGGGCTCGATGGTGCTGCACGCGGCGCGCGAGTACGGGGTGCGCGCCGTCGGCGTCACGCTCTCCGAGGAGCAGGCGGCGTACGCCCGTAAGCGCATCGCGGACGCCGGGCTCACCGACCAGGTGGAGATCCGGGTCCAGGACTACCGCGAGGTTCCGGACGGGCCCTACGACGCCATCTCCTCCATCGGCATGGCCGAGCATGTGGGCTCCGTGCGCTACGCCGAGTACACCGAAATCCTGCACCGGCTGCTGCGGCCCGGCGGGCGGCTGCTGAACCACCAGATCGCCCGGCGCCCCCAGCCGGACGAAGAGGCTTACCACGTGGACGAGTTCATCGACCGGTATGTCTTCCCCGACGGTGAGCTCGCCCCGGTCGGCCGGACCGTCACCCAGCTGGAGGAGGCGGGCTTCGAGGTACGCGATGTGGAGGCCATCCGCGAGCATTACGCGCTCACGCTGCGCGGCTGGGTCGCCAACCTGGAGCGGTCCTGGCCGCAGGCCATGCGGCTGACCAGCCCGGGCCGGGCCCGGGTCTGGCGGCTCTACATGGCGGCCTCCGCCCTCTCCTTCGAACGCAACCGGATCGGGGTCAATCAGATCCTCGCCGTCCGCACCCCCGAGAGCGGGACCTCGGGGCTGCCGCTGCGCGCCCGCGACTGGCGCGGCTGA